A window of Xylophilus sp. GW821-FHT01B05 contains these coding sequences:
- the miaB gene encoding tRNA (N6-isopentenyl adenosine(37)-C2)-methylthiotransferase MiaB: MNKKVFIKTFGCQMNEYDSDKMADVLGAAQGYEPTQDVEEADLILFNTCSVREKAQEKVFSDLGRIKHLKAKGVKIGVGGCVASQEGAAIIARAPYVDIVFGPQTLHRLPEMLNDSVRLNRPQVDISFPEIEKFDHLPPARVEGSTAFVSIMEGCSKYCSYCVVPYTRGEEVNRPLDDVLVEIAGLADQGVREVTLLGQNVNAYRGPMGGTAEIADFALLLEYVAEIPGIERIRYTTSHPNEFTPRLIEAYAKVPQLVSHLHLPVQHGSDRILMAMKRGYTAMEYKSTIRKLRAIRPDLAMSSDFIVGFPGETEEDFQKMMKLIHDVGYDTSFSFIFSPRPGTPAANLADDTPHEVKLKRLQHLQAVIEDNVRAISASRVGTTQRLLVEGPSRKSTPEAPELMGRTECNRVVNFQGPARLIGQMVDVTITETLGHSLRGAVPTREAALAA, translated from the coding sequence ATGAATAAAAAAGTCTTCATCAAAACCTTCGGCTGCCAGATGAACGAGTACGACTCGGACAAGATGGCCGACGTGCTGGGCGCCGCCCAGGGCTACGAGCCCACGCAGGACGTGGAAGAGGCCGACCTGATCCTGTTCAACACCTGCTCGGTGCGCGAGAAGGCGCAAGAGAAGGTGTTCAGCGACCTGGGCCGCATCAAGCACCTGAAGGCCAAGGGCGTGAAGATCGGCGTGGGCGGCTGCGTCGCCAGCCAGGAAGGCGCGGCCATCATTGCGCGCGCGCCCTACGTCGACATCGTGTTTGGCCCGCAAACGCTGCACCGCCTGCCCGAGATGCTGAACGACAGCGTGCGCCTGAACCGCCCGCAGGTCGACATCAGCTTCCCCGAGATCGAGAAGTTCGACCACCTGCCGCCCGCGCGCGTCGAGGGCTCGACGGCTTTCGTGTCGATCATGGAAGGCTGCTCCAAGTACTGCAGCTACTGCGTCGTGCCCTACACCCGGGGCGAGGAAGTGAACCGCCCGCTCGACGACGTATTGGTAGAGATCGCCGGCCTGGCCGACCAGGGCGTGCGCGAGGTCACGCTGCTGGGCCAGAACGTCAACGCCTACCGCGGCCCCATGGGCGGCACGGCGGAGATCGCCGACTTTGCCCTGCTGCTCGAGTACGTGGCCGAGATCCCCGGCATAGAGCGCATCCGCTACACCACCAGCCACCCGAACGAGTTCACGCCGCGCCTGATCGAGGCCTATGCCAAGGTGCCGCAACTGGTGAGCCACCTGCACCTGCCGGTGCAGCATGGCAGCGACCGCATCCTGATGGCCATGAAGCGCGGCTACACCGCCATGGAATACAAAAGCACCATCCGCAAGCTGCGCGCCATCCGCCCAGACCTGGCCATGAGCAGCGACTTCATCGTCGGCTTCCCCGGCGAGACCGAGGAAGACTTCCAGAAGATGATGAAGCTGATCCACGACGTGGGCTATGACACCAGCTTCAGCTTCATCTTCAGCCCGCGCCCGGGCACGCCCGCTGCCAACCTGGCCGACGACACGCCGCACGAGGTCAAGCTCAAGCGCCTGCAGCACCTGCAGGCCGTGATCGAGGACAACGTGCGCGCCATCAGCGCCAGCCGCGTCGGCACCACGCAGCGCCTGCTGGTCGAAGGCCCGTCGCGCAAGTCCACACCCGAGGCGCCCGAGCTGATGGGCCGCACCGAGTGCAACCGGGTCGTCAACTTCCAGGGCCCGGCGCGCCTGATCGGCCAGATGGTGGACGTGACCATCACCGAAACCCTGGGCCATTCGCTGCGCGGCGCCGTGCCCACCCGCGAGGCAGCGCTGGCCGCATGA